ACTAAGTGACTAGGGCCCTAAATGTATAGCAGATAGTATGTTAGGGTGTGTCTCAACTGGGGCTCTACTGCCCCCCAGGGATGTCTAGGGGGGCTTGAGAAAGATATAGCTGAGAGatgggtgctcagttgccattggggggcattagcctattttttgggattggcaggcttatgatgtggtcaagggggtcGTTGGgagccttatgatgaggtcaagagggcatttgttcaaaaaaggttgagaaccactgtgctagagcAATATAAACTATACTATGTTCTAATTATCCTTTAAAATTGAATACTATATattattcatttaatttaatttaattaattgtATTCCCATGTATATTTTTAAGCACATTCCATGAAGTTAATAGTAATGTTTAATACCTTTTGATTGGTTGATGGATTGAAGGTCCGCGGAGAGCGAGGGGAGCGAGGCTGGGAGAACGGCATCGCCGGAGGTGTCGGTGGGCACGTGCCTAGCCACTGCCACAGCAACGGCACCGTCACCCTCGGCCCCAGGCCCcaccacaagcacacgcacaccatcGACATCCACCTGTCGCTGGACAAAGGCGGCGGAGGAGGAGCTGGAAGAAGCGGAGGCAGCACTGGtaccaaccacaaccacaaccacaaccaggcTCCAGACAAGGGGGCCAGGAGAAGCAGCAGTCTCACCCGAGGAGGCAGCACCAGGAGCGGCCGAGGAGGGAGGAAGGTCTCACTGCACCTCGACCCTGCCCaggtatttttttaaaagatgccTTTTTGCCTTTATAAGTGACAGGATAGCAAGAGAGGggcaggaaatgagtagggagagagagtcggggaaagGTTCGGCAGATGACCCGGGCCTGAATCAAACAGTGTAGCATTCCAATGCCCAGCCATTAGAGCGACAGCTGGGCCAGCCCAGGTattttttttttgattgtttattttCACAATTTGTGCAACATTTCTTACTCATTCATTTTAACAATCTGTGAAATACCTTTTGTTTTATAAGCAACTTGTTGTTGTTAACAGTCTACacttacaatataggcctatttatatgtctagaatgccttttttatttttagagACCATCATtagcatttaattttttttattaatacatCCTGTCCATGTGTTcaataaataaatgttttaaactttCAGGAGAGGAGGAACGGTGGAGTCTCcggcagcagcggtggtggtggaggtggtggtggtgggtgtgggtcTCTGGGGAAAGGGGGCAGCGGCGGCATCCTCCACTCTTCCCAGAAGCCTCAGCCACAGGTGAGCCATCACCAGAACCACCTGTCCGTCTCTCCGGGCGGCGTCCTAGAGTTCGTGCCAGCACAGCGGAACACCCAGACGAACCCGAGGAAAGAGCGCGACTACTCCACCTGCAACGGCTACTCGGCGTCCGGGGCTGGATCCGGATCTGCCTCGCGtggcgaccaccaccaccaccaccaccgcggtGCCCCAGTCTCCAACGGCAACAAGGAGAACACCAAACTGGGCCCGGTCCCGGTGCAGCAGACGTCGgccaaccccccccaccacagCCTGCCCCGCCACCATGGCCCCCACCAGCCCCCTCTGACCCCGCATGCCACGCTCCTGaacaccccctgcccccctcctcctcctcctcctcagatcCAGGCCCCTCCGCCCCCGCCTTACCCCTCCCGCGTGCCCCCGCACCCCCCCAACTCCTCCAGCACCTCCGCCACTGTCTCTTCTTCCTCGGCCGGCCCCTTCCCCCCTCACCCGCGGCCCTCCGCTCGAACCCGGGACCACAACCCCCATCACTCCTCACGCCATcaccacccccctcacccccattTCCCACCTCAGCTGCAGCTTCAcggcttcccccctctctcccccactgccTCCTCCCGTGAAGGCTTCCCCAGCCCGGACCACACCTGCACCATCGACCTCGCCCACCCTTTCAGCTGCGGCTGCTGGAAGCTGGTGCGTTGCCGCGGAGGCCGGAGTCACGGCCACAGCCACCACAGTCACAGTCATCATAGCCACGGCCACCAcagccacaaccacaaccacggTCAGTCCGCCGACAGCCCTTCCTCGTCCTTCTCCAGAGCTCCTCCTCCGAGACCAGGGGGCACCTCAGCGGTGGCAGCCCAGGGAGCAGCTGCCGCCATGGGCCTGAAGACGCTGGGCGGCTGCCTGTccaccgcctccaccaccaccaacacgtCCTCGTCCAACAGCACGGCGTCCGAGTGCCGCGCGGGGCTCCTGCGGGGCCAGCTGGGCGGCTGCGCGTCCTGCTCCAGCGAGACGGCAGCTGGCGTGGGGGGCGACTTCCGGAAGAAGTTGGTAGGCGGGTGCCTACCGTGCGCCCCGCTGTCGTCCTCGGCACCCCTGAGGGCGCTCCAGAGCTGCGTGACCGGCTGCAACCCTAAAGCCAGCCAGACGGCCAGCTCCACCTGCTCCTACTGCAGCAGCGACCCCATCGTAGTGACCTTTAACCCCCACCGGagtaaacaacaacagcaacaacaccaacaacaacaacagcagcagcaccatcaaCAGCCGCCTCTGCACGGGTCTGGCCGCGGCGGCGGCTTCGGCCCTATCGGTGGTATCCATGACAACGACGACGACTACAGTGTCCGCACCATATGGCCCGAGGAGCTAGCGAAGAAGATAAACCGCTCGAAAGTGGCGCAAGGCAACAGCCACCACCACATGGGCGCAGGCTGCATGGGGCATGAGCAGAACGGAGGGCACGGAGGGCACAGTGGCGGCCATAGTAGCGGTGGCGGCGGCAGTAACCCCGTCATCCTGGACTGCCGGAACCTTCTGGAGTTCACTCGATCGCAGCTGACGGACCACGCGGGGCGGCGCCGGCTGCAGCAAGGCAAGAGCGCCGTGCTGGACTTTATCGGGTCGGGCGGTGTCGGGGCTGGCGGCCGAGGGGGGGACTCGGGCCGGGACTCGCTGAAAAGACTGTGGacgggtggcggcggcggcgctgACGTGGGCATGATGGGAGACTCCAACGGCCTGggcgatgacgacgacgacgatgtggacgatatgatgatgatgatgcccccGCGCTCGCCTTCGCCTCGGCCCCCGTCCTCCGCGCCCCAGTCGCCCCCCTCGTTCTCCCCGCCCCCCTCGGCCCACGGTACCCTAATCAAGCCCAAACCCCGGCAGAGAGACAACGGTAGCGGCCACAACACGCTCCCCTCCGCACACTCCCTCCACCTGGTCCTCAACTCCTACAATCAGGAGCAGGACGAGGACAACGGGAGAGGTAAGTGCATCTGAGATCAAGTTCAAGTCCAGGGGTGCTTTCTCTacacaacatcgttgctaactaagttagcaacttacttcgttgcaatgcaatttcccattggaaacccagTAAGTGCCTAAcaggttagcaacgatgctttaaaaaaaatagggTCCATGGGGTTTTGGTGTGTCCACAAATTCAACAATACAGCCAGACAAAACTAAACTAAGGGgacatgaaaaaaaatcaagaagaCATAGGTTAATAACATTGAAAAgtgtaactagattgcattctcacagaaaatgctggaagcgggcttgccttttggggcagagatgagcagttttattttttatatctctatccctaaattaaaagcaaattactattgagaaaacaaagctaaaagaaatgttggaaaaaatccatccacccagtcagaagttatcgAATCctactcggacccatgttgactttcaaaattatatcatatgaagTGTTccttagcccagtggttcccaacctatgggtcgggaccccccttatgggtcgccaaagatccacagggggtcgcggagccctcttgattttaaggggtttcattttgaatatacagtgccctccataattattggcacccctggttgagatgtgttttttagcttccaattattattatttttttctaaataatatgggaccttaatggaaaaaaagagaaaaatccaaccttcaatacaagtgcatttattcagtggggaaaaaatcccacataaagaaataattatttgacatcaaataatgtgtgtcacaattattagcacccctgttgttaatattttgtaaaacccccttttgccaacaaaacagcacctaatcttctcctataatgtttcacaagatgggaaaagacagaaagagggatcttcagccattcctctttgcagaatctctctaaatcatccagagacctgggtcctctcctctgtactctcctcttcagctcgccccacaggttctcaatggggttgaggtctggggactgagatggccatgggaggagcttgattttgtgtctggagaaccatttctgtgtagatttggccatatgtttagggtcattgtcttgctgaaagac
This window of the Engraulis encrasicolus isolate BLACKSEA-1 chromosome 7, IST_EnEncr_1.0, whole genome shotgun sequence genome carries:
- the si:dkey-175m17.7 gene encoding uncharacterized protein si:dkey-175m17.7; this encodes MPPRPLDERIVVIQRPKSLALRVASPQTAPPQHGSSNNSGGGSSGAASRFDLASQHPLPSARIRPHPALTANGSSSGGGGGSWECKRRSRSQKVRGERGERGWENGIAGGVGGHVPSHCHSNGTVTLGPRPHHKHTHTIDIHLSLDKGGGGGAGRSGGSTGTNHNHNHNQAPDKGARRSSSLTRGGSTRSGRGGRKVSLHLDPAQERRNGGVSGSSGGGGGGGGGCGSLGKGGSGGILHSSQKPQPQVSHHQNHLSVSPGGVLEFVPAQRNTQTNPRKERDYSTCNGYSASGAGSGSASRGDHHHHHHRGAPVSNGNKENTKLGPVPVQQTSANPPHHSLPRHHGPHQPPLTPHATLLNTPCPPPPPPPQIQAPPPPPYPSRVPPHPPNSSSTSATVSSSSAGPFPPHPRPSARTRDHNPHHSSRHHHPPHPHFPPQLQLHGFPPLSPTASSREGFPSPDHTCTIDLAHPFSCGCWKLVRCRGGRSHGHSHHSHSHHSHGHHSHNHNHAQGAAAAMGLKTLGGCLSTASTTTNTSSSNSTASECRAGLLRGQLGGCASCSSETAAGVGGDFRKKLVGGCLPCAPLSSSAPLRALQSCVTGCNPKASQTASSTCSYCSSDPIVVTFNPHRSKQQQQQHQQQQQQQHHQQPPLHGSGRGGGFGPIGGIHDNDDDYSVRTIWPEELAKKINRSKVAQGNSHHHMGAGCMGHEQNGGHGGHSGGHSSGGGGSNPVILDCRNLLEFTRSQLTDHAGRRRLQQGKSAVLDFIGSGGVGAGGRGGDSGRDSLKRLWTGGGGGADVGMMGDSNGLGDDDDDDVDDMMMMMPPRSPSPRPPSSAPQSPPSFSPPPSAHGTLIKPKPRQRDNGSGHNTLPSAHSLHLVLNSYNQEQDEDNGRVHLSLPLSSSLPASLDESLMTPDVENAVISPILPFLFLGNERDAQDLELLVRLDICYVVNVTTHLPLYHLETGLVRYKRLPATDNSRQNLRQYFEEVFEFIEEAHQSGRGVLVHCQAGVSRSATIVIAYLMKHTLMTMTDAYKYVRGRRPVVSPNLNFMGQLLEFERDLNSGVTPRILTPKLTGLETQV